One part of the Larimichthys crocea isolate SSNF chromosome XIX, L_crocea_2.0, whole genome shotgun sequence genome encodes these proteins:
- the orc4 gene encoding origin recognition complex subunit 4, with protein MSKRKVTDAHLPVGECITQLQEVLRRRLCCQQLPDRPDGVEAQHKHLLELLRRTAVHGESNSVLIVGPRGAGKTMLLKCVLRDLLEEKEVQKNLLQVHLNGLLQTDDRIALKEITRQLNLENVVGDKVFGSFAENLAFLLEALKKGDRSSSRPVLFVLDEFDLFAHHKNQTLLYNLFDISQSAQAPIAVVGITCRLDVLELLEKRVKSRFSHRQIHLLSSPTFPQYVDRVRTQLSLPDDFPDVKFAEDWKASVKSLCEDKSVEDVLKRHFNSSRDFRSMHMLLMLCLSRVSVSKPAIRPADLLEASRLCFTDSKANMLHGLSILELCLIIAMKHLNDVYEGEPFNLQMVHNEFKKFLQRKSNSMYNFDQPVIMKAFEHLQQLELIRPVDSSSAKTQREYQLMRLMLDHSQIMEALQKYPQCPTDVKQWAMSAFA; from the exons atgAGTAAGAGGAAGGTGACAGATGCTCATCTGCCTGTAGGAGAATGCATCACACAG cttcAGGAGGTTTTAAGGCGGCGGCTTTGCTGTCAGCAGCTCCCTGACAGACCGGACGGAGTGGAGGCTCAGCACAA ACACCTTCTGGAGCTGCTGAGGCGAACGGCCGTCCACGGGGAGAGTAACTCGGTGCTAATCGTCGGCCCCAGGGGAGCTGGAAAAACAATG ctgctgaagtGCGTGTTGAGAGATctgctggaggagaaagaagtgCAGAAAAACCTGCTGCAGGTTCACCTGAACG GTCTCTTGCAGACTGATGACAGAATAGCGCTCAAAGAAATAACACGGCAACTCAACTTGGAAAACGTCGTCGGCGACAAAGTGTTT gggAGTTTCGCAGAGAATCTGGCTTTCTTACTGGAGGCATTGAAGAAAG GTGATCGCAGCAGCAGCCGCCCCGTGCTGTTCGTCCTGGATGAGTTTGACCTGTTCGCCCACCACAAGAACCAGACGCTCCTCTACAACCTGTTTGACATCTCCCAGTCCGCCCAGGCTCCCATCGCTGTGGTCGGCATCACCTGCAGACTG GATGTTCTGGAGCTGTTGGAGAAGCGGGTCAAGTCGAGGTTCTCCCACCGTCAGATCCACCTGCTGAGCAGCCCCACGTTCCCTCAGTACGTGGACCGAGTCCGGACTCAGCTCAGCCTGCCGGACGACTTCCCCGACGTCAAGTTCGCAGAGGACTGGAAAGCCAGCGTAAAG agTCTGTGTGAGGACAAATCAGTGGAGGACGTTTTAAAGAGACACTTCAACTCCAGCAGAGACTTCAGATCAATGCACATGCTGCTG ATGTTGTGTCTGAGTCGTGTGTCTGTATCTAAACCTGCCATCAGACCTGCAGACCTGCTGGAGGCCAGCAGACTGTGTTTCACTGACTCCAAGGCCAACATGCTGCACg gtcTGTCTATCTTGGAGCTGTGCCTCATCATCGCCATGAAACACCTCAACGACGTCTACGAAGGAGAGCCGTTCAACCTCCAAATGGTTCACAACG AGTTTAAGAAGTTCCTGCAGAGGAAGTCAAACTCCATGTACAACTTTGACCAGCCTGTCATCATGAAG GCCTTCGagcacctgcagcagctggagctgatccGGCCGGTCGACAGCTCCTCGGCCAAAACTCAGAGGGAATACCAGCTCATGAGACTCATGCTAGACCACAGTCAGATCATGGAGGCCCTGCAGAAGTACCCGCAATGCCCCACTGATGTCAAGCAGTGGGCCATGTCGGCCTTCGCCTAG